A section of the Paenibacillus yonginensis genome encodes:
- the lysS gene encoding lysine--tRNA ligase: MTEENVSQEHAASELEVSELLQIRRDKLDELRGMGVDPFGKKFERTHNAGDILKVYDGMTKEELEEKKVSVKLAGRIMAKRTMGKASFAHIQDLSGKIQIYVRKDTVSEVEYNVFDLLDLGDIVGVSGEVFKTKTGETTVKVHSLELLSKSLYPLPDKYHGLKDVELRYRQRYVDLIINPEVQQTFITRSRIIQSMRRYLDSLGYLEVETPTLHNIAGGAAARPFITHHNALDMELYMRIAIELHLKRLIVGGLEKVYEIGRVYRNEGISTRHNPEFTMIELYEAYADYKDIMALTENMVAHIAEEVLGTQTIEYQGHVVDLKPQWRRVSMVDAVKEVTGVDFGVQMTNEEAHRLAAEHKVPVEKHMTFGHILNAFFEQFVEETLIQPTFITGHPVEISPLAKKNAEDPRFTDRFELFIVAREHANAFTELNDPIDQRQRFEAQLTEREQGNDEAHEMDDDFVRALEYGMPPTGGLGIGIDRLVMLLTNSPSIRDVLLFPHMRSKE; this comes from the coding sequence ATGACTGAAGAAAATGTAAGCCAGGAACATGCAGCTTCAGAGCTTGAGGTCAGCGAACTGCTGCAAATCAGACGCGACAAATTGGACGAGCTCCGCGGAATGGGCGTAGACCCTTTCGGCAAGAAATTCGAACGCACGCATAACGCCGGGGATATCCTGAAGGTTTATGACGGGATGACCAAAGAAGAGCTGGAAGAGAAGAAGGTATCCGTCAAGCTGGCCGGCCGTATTATGGCTAAACGTACGATGGGTAAAGCCAGCTTTGCTCATATTCAGGACCTTAGCGGCAAAATTCAGATTTACGTCCGTAAAGATACCGTTTCCGAAGTGGAATACAATGTGTTTGACCTGCTTGACCTTGGCGATATCGTAGGCGTCAGCGGTGAAGTGTTCAAGACGAAGACCGGTGAGACAACGGTTAAAGTACACAGCCTTGAGCTGCTGTCCAAATCGCTGTATCCGCTGCCGGACAAATATCATGGTCTGAAAGACGTGGAGCTGCGTTACCGCCAGCGTTATGTCGATCTGATCATCAATCCGGAAGTTCAGCAGACCTTCATTACCCGTTCCCGCATTATTCAGTCCATGCGCCGTTATCTGGATTCGCTGGGCTATTTGGAAGTGGAGACGCCTACCCTGCACAACATTGCAGGCGGTGCTGCGGCTCGCCCGTTCATTACGCACCATAACGCGCTGGACATGGAGCTGTACATGCGGATTGCGATTGAGCTTCATCTGAAGCGTCTGATCGTCGGCGGCCTTGAGAAAGTGTACGAGATTGGCCGGGTTTACCGGAATGAAGGAATTTCGACGCGCCATAACCCTGAGTTCACCATGATTGAGCTGTATGAAGCTTATGCCGACTACAAAGATATCATGGCTTTGACAGAAAATATGGTCGCCCACATTGCTGAGGAAGTGCTCGGCACGCAGACGATTGAATATCAGGGTCATGTTGTGGATCTTAAACCACAGTGGAGACGTGTATCCATGGTGGATGCGGTTAAGGAAGTAACCGGCGTAGACTTTGGCGTGCAAATGACCAATGAAGAAGCACACCGCCTGGCGGCGGAACACAAAGTTCCGGTTGAAAAACATATGACCTTCGGCCATATTCTAAATGCTTTCTTTGAGCAGTTTGTTGAGGAAACGCTGATCCAGCCTACATTTATTACCGGCCACCCGGTTGAAATCTCTCCGCTTGCGAAGAAGAACGCCGAGGATCCGCGCTTTACAGACCGTTTCGAGCTGTTTATCGTAGCGCGCGAGCATGCCAATGCCTTCACCGAGCTGAACGATCCTATTGATCAGCGTCAACGGTTTGAAGCTCAGCTGACCGAACGTGAACAAGGCAACGATGAAGCGCATGAGATGGATGATGACTTCGTCCGCGCTTTGGAATACGGCATGCCGCCAACAGGCGGACTGGGTATCGGTATCGACCGTCTGGTGATGCTGCTTACCAATTCGCCGTCGATCCGCGACGTGCTGTTGTTCCCTCACATGCGCTCTAAAGAGTAA
- the clpP gene encoding ATP-dependent Clp endopeptidase proteolytic subunit ClpP, whose protein sequence is MNNFIPYVIEQSSRGERSYDIYSRLLKDRIVFLGSAVDDQAANSLIAQLLFLEAEDPEKDIYFYINSPGGSTSAGFAIYDAMQHVKPDVQTICMGMAASFAAILLLAGAKGKRFALPNSEIMIHQPHGGAQGQASDIEISARRIIRIRQKLNEIAAERTGQPLERIEKDMDRDFFFTAEEARDYGIIDKVIYSSQH, encoded by the coding sequence ATGAACAATTTTATTCCTTATGTAATCGAACAGTCCAGCCGTGGGGAACGTTCTTATGATATCTACTCGCGGCTGTTAAAGGATCGGATTGTGTTTCTAGGATCGGCTGTAGATGATCAGGCTGCGAACAGTCTGATTGCTCAGCTGCTTTTTCTGGAGGCGGAGGATCCGGAGAAGGATATTTATTTCTACATCAATAGCCCGGGAGGATCTACTTCTGCAGGCTTTGCTATTTATGATGCGATGCAGCACGTGAAGCCGGATGTTCAGACGATTTGTATGGGGATGGCCGCCTCGTTTGCCGCGATTTTACTATTAGCGGGAGCAAAAGGAAAAAGATTTGCCCTGCCAAACAGTGAAATTATGATTCACCAGCCGCATGGCGGTGCGCAGGGGCAGGCCAGCGACATTGAAATCAGTGCCAGAAGGATTATTCGGATCAGGCAGAAGCTGAACGAAATTGCAGCCGAGCGGACAGGCCAACCTTTGGAGCGGATTGAAAAGGATATGGACCGCGATTTCTTTTTTACGGCAGAAGAGGCCAGGGATTACGGGATTATCGATAAGGTGATTTACAGCAGCCAGCATTAA
- a CDS encoding RNA polymerase sigma factor: MGESLGIRSYGGQHAGEGDFSEWLEKHQQALKAYCRYLTGSEWEGQDLLQEMWLKVWIAKKQQKELKVNRSYLRRTAYHAWIDRCRKSDVSRNLEHDVELQLDGIKQQEEIDAAALYTAIEDMIKYLTVSQRAALMLMDIYRFTAAETAEILNTTEGAVKASLHRARQKLKRINKPYFHSKAPYGDGRGERLQEDEQADMDAGEAAEADAAVVFAYIEAFKAHDIAALAALFNREGQRRSVPVMRTINKNADIFDRVFMGFRQAA; the protein is encoded by the coding sequence ATGGGAGAATCGTTAGGGATCCGAAGCTATGGTGGCCAACATGCCGGGGAAGGCGATTTCTCCGAATGGCTGGAGAAGCATCAGCAGGCACTTAAGGCTTACTGCCGATATTTGACCGGCTCGGAGTGGGAAGGTCAGGACCTGCTCCAAGAGATGTGGTTGAAGGTCTGGATCGCCAAGAAGCAGCAAAAAGAGCTGAAGGTCAATCGCTCCTATCTTCGGCGTACGGCTTACCACGCTTGGATTGACCGGTGCAGGAAATCTGATGTCTCGCGGAATTTAGAACATGACGTGGAGCTTCAGCTCGATGGGATCAAGCAACAGGAGGAAATTGATGCTGCTGCATTATATACAGCTATTGAAGACATGATCAAATATCTAACAGTCAGCCAGAGGGCAGCCTTAATGTTGATGGATATTTACCGTTTTACTGCTGCTGAGACAGCCGAGATATTGAATACGACAGAAGGGGCCGTGAAGGCATCCCTCCACCGGGCGCGGCAAAAGCTTAAACGGATTAACAAGCCGTATTTTCATAGTAAGGCTCCATATGGAGACGGAAGAGGAGAACGACTGCAGGAGGATGAACAGGCAGATATGGACGCAGGGGAAGCAGCAGAAGCCGATGCAGCAGTTGTATTTGCCTATATCGAGGCATTCAAAGCTCATGACATTGCAGCTTTAGCCGCTCTCTTTAACCGAGAAGGGCAGCGAAGAAGTGTTCCCGTTATGCGGACAATAAACAAAAATGCCGACATATTTGATCGTGTGTTTATGGGATTCCGGCAGGCGGCTTAG
- the greA gene encoding transcription elongation factor GreA, with amino-acid sequence MSDKEVILTQDGLKRLEEELENLKSVKRREVAERIKVAIGYGDISENSEYEDAKNEQAFIEGRILTLEKMLRNARIISNDDIDTDIVSVGVTVVVEDLEFGDKMEYVIVGTAESDPLQNKISNESPVGKAILGKAKGAVVDVAVPAGTIQYKIIDIKK; translated from the coding sequence ATGAGCGATAAAGAAGTTATTTTAACCCAGGATGGTCTAAAGAGACTTGAAGAAGAGCTTGAAAATTTGAAATCCGTGAAACGCCGCGAAGTGGCGGAACGGATCAAAGTGGCGATCGGCTACGGCGATATTAGTGAGAATTCGGAATACGAAGACGCTAAGAATGAACAGGCGTTTATTGAAGGCCGGATTTTGACGCTGGAGAAAATGCTTCGCAACGCACGCATTATCAGCAATGATGATATAGATACCGATATTGTAAGCGTAGGGGTAACCGTTGTTGTTGAAGATCTTGAATTCGGCGACAAAATGGAATATGTCATCGTTGGTACGGCCGAGTCCGACCCGCTGCAAAATAAAATTTCGAATGAAAGCCCTGTCGGCAAAGCGATTCTTGGCAAAGCTAAAGGCGCTGTCGTGGACGTAGCTGTTCCGGCCGGCACGATTCAATACAAGATTATTGATATCAAGAAATAA